A section of the Nitrososphaerales archaeon genome encodes:
- a CDS encoding DUF22 domain-containing protein produces MKVNITYWNDRIGGTLVKKTVDAYNYFYKVGPAGSWQMVVADEEKTVQANVVTNIKINKIVIPEESIIFPCSVMRHALGFVVSVVSLGKPKKIEEQRIIDEVLFYPIHNGMICKGDLLGVMNVLYAHPEHELLEDSVISWLKERCRY; encoded by the coding sequence ATGAAGGTAAACATTACCTATTGGAATGATAGAATAGGAGGAACCTTAGTTAAGAAAACAGTGGATGCTTATAATTACTTTTATAAAGTAGGGCCTGCCGGGAGTTGGCAGATGGTAGTTGCAGATGAAGAAAAGACCGTTCAAGCTAATGTAGTGACAAATATCAAAATCAACAAAATCGTAATACCTGAAGAGTCTATAATCTTCCCCTGCTCTGTTATGCGCCATGCGTTAGGCTTTGTAGTAAGTGTTGTTAGCCTCGGTAAGCCGAAGAAGATCGAAGAGCAAAGGATCATCGATGAAGTATTATTTTACCCTATTCACAATGGGATGATATGTAAAGGAGATTTACTTGGCGTGATGAATGTTCTTTACGCTCATCCTGAGCATGAATTATTGGAAGATAGCGTAATCAGTTGGCTGAAAGAGAGGTGTAGATATTGA